The genomic stretch GATTTCAACAATTAGCCTTGGAGATAGGAGAGAGTTGgagagaaaatacaaaaaaaaaaatatgatatatgacTTACGGTATAAACCTGACTTAGGACCAATGTTAATGGTGTTGTGATATCCTTCACAAGAATGTTGAGGGTTAATATCGTTGAATAGatgaaatgaataataaaaattctatacAATACacaatttttaagaaaacttaaataaaaattttattgatcacTTGAATTGGTTCTTTGAATGACaaaacttttacttttatataaacttatttttcataattaggctagaaaaactaaaatgataaggaaaactattttaattgaatttttttaaataataacttactaaaactttttattttctaaattaaaatagaatacttaccaaaaattaaaaaagattattaacTTATTAGGAAAGctaatattaatcaaatattttatttactaaattaGACAAGGAAACCTTATTTCATATGCATAGAATTTCCTTCATGGCTCCATGTCATCATGTCACGTCGCTAAACGAGTTGTTATATCATGTGTTAAGTCATGTTTCTTCATTTGGATCATTTCTTCagtgtttttaatatattctatcCAACAATTATCTTTCCATGGTCCATCATTAAAACctacttttatatattaatcgAAATTTCACTATAGCCTAAACATTCTCCAAAATTACACTATTGTCTCTCTCattttctaacaattttctctcactcATTACActtcttgaaattttatttaccccCGAGGGACAtccaaataaactaaaataaataaaaaaaatcttattaccCTTAATACATAACCGAGCTAACGGGACATATGATATAtaagataatcttttaaatacaactttattataataattatttttaaaataagttggctttttttttaatcttttgtgtAAAACCTTAAACAAGGCTGCAGTTCGTGCGAGCTCGTGAGTTTTTACagttcaataaaactatgtttatctatttttgatacataatttatgtacacagatgatatgtcatcatgtgattgaatatttttttatcatatggtgacacatattttaaaattacctaattatatgatgacacatcactgtatatataaattgtgtatcaaaattaagtacacatagcattgctcttttaCAGGTACTTTCACTCACAGTCACGGACTGTCTTTCCTGTATCACATATTGTTTAAATTTGGTATGGTTAACATGTTGCTAGGAAATTCAGATTTCTAGTCTCATCAATTGCTCAATGTTGCCCCCATGCATCCAAAGCAGTCCACTTCCCCACAAAATTCAATAGCTAACATAGTCAAAAAGTGCGTCACTCTTCTCCAATTCTGCGCTTCCTGCAAATTCAAGTTGAAGCAAGTCCATGCTTTCGCCATCAGGCGTGGCGTCCCGCTTTCCAACCCAGACTTGGGTAAACATCTAATTTATGGTATCGTTACACTCTCAGCTCCAATGTCTTATGCTCACaaaatcttttctttcattCAAGACTCAAATATTTTTACCTGGAATACAATGATCAGAGGCTATGCCGAGAGTGAAAATCCCAGCCCGGCTTATGAACTCTATAACAAAATGCAATATTCTTGCATTAAACCTGACACGCATACATACCCTTTTCTTTTGAAAGCGATTGCTAAACTGTCGGATGTTAGATTAGGTGAAATGATACATTCGGTTTCAGTAAGAAATGGGTTTGAGTCATTGTTATTTGTCCAAAACGGTTTGGTGCATATGTATGCTAGTTTTGGTCATGTTGAAGATGCGTATAAAGTGTTTGAGTTAATGTGTGAGAAGGATCTTGTGGCTTGGAATTCTGTGATTAATGGGTTTGCTTCTAATGGGAGACCCAATGAGGCGCTTACCCTCTTTAGGGAAATGTTTTATGAGGGCATTTCGCCTGACGGGTTCACTATGGTTAGTCTATTCTCAGCGTGTTCTGAGCTTGGTGCCTTAGCTTTGGGTCGGAGGGCTCATGCTTATACGACCAAGATTGGGTTGACTGAGAATATGAAAGTTAATAATGCTATTTTGGATTTTTATGCCAAGTGTGGGAGCATTAAAGAGGCAAAGAAAGTGTTTGCTGAGATGAAAGAGAGGAATGTAGTTTCTTGGAGTTCTTTGATAGTGGGGTTGGCTGTAAATGGGTTTGGTAAGGAAGCACTTGAATGTTTTAAGGAGATGGAAAGAGAAGGATCCATGCCTGGTGAAGCAACTTTTGTTGGTGTTTTGTACGCTTGTAGTCATTGCGGGATGGTGGATGAGGg from Mangifera indica cultivar Alphonso chromosome 6, CATAS_Mindica_2.1, whole genome shotgun sequence encodes the following:
- the LOC123218465 gene encoding pentatricopeptide repeat-containing protein At4g21065-like, producing the protein MHPKQSTSPQNSIANIVKKCVTLLQFCASCKFKLKQVHAFAIRRGVPLSNPDLGKHLIYGIVTLSAPMSYAHKIFSFIQDSNIFTWNTMIRGYAESENPSPAYELYNKMQYSCIKPDTHTYPFLLKAIAKLSDVRLGEMIHSVSVRNGFESLLFVQNGLVHMYASFGHVEDAYKVFELMCEKDLVAWNSVINGFASNGRPNEALTLFREMFYEGISPDGFTMVSLFSACSELGALALGRRAHAYTTKIGLTENMKVNNAILDFYAKCGSIKEAKKVFAEMKERNVVSWSSLIVGLAVNGFGKEALECFKEMEREGSMPGEATFVGVLYACSHCGMVDEGYNYFKRMINEYEIMPKIEHYGCMVDLLGRAGLVKEAYEFIQSMPMLPNPVIWRTLLGACTTHGHSALAEIARRKLLQLEPKHSGDFVLLSNLYASERRWLDVQRVRGTMVRERVKKTPGHSFVELGNHVHEFYMGDRSHPQNKEIYAMLVEVTNKLKQEGYVPVTENVFMDIEEEEKENALSYHSEKMAIAFMLINTPPMTPIRVIKNLRVCADCHLAIKLISKVFYREIVVRDCSRFHHFKDGDCSCMDYW